Below is a window of Demequina muriae DNA.
GCCGGCGTAGCGGAGCGGGCCTTCCGACAGGTCGAGGATCTCGTCCGTGTGGTAGCCCGCGAGCGCCACCTCCGACGTGCCCGTGAGGTACAGCTCGTCGCGCTCGAGGAAGTAGATCTCGTCCGCGTGAGCCCCCAGGAACCCGGTGCCGGCCATGGTCTCGGGGCGCACCAGGGTCGGCGTGATCATGGGAGTGAAGCCCGCGTCCTGGGCGAGCCCCATCGCGGCGTTGAGGATCGCCAGCTCGAGTCGAGCCCCGATGCCGGTCAGGAAGTAGAACCGCGCGCCGGAGACCTTGGCGCCGCGCTCCATGTCGATCGCGCGCAGGCGCTCTCCAATGGCGAGGTGGTCCTGCACCTCGACGCCCTCGGCCGCGAAGTCGCGCGGGCTGCCCTCGTGGCGCAGCACCGTGAAGTCGTCCTCGCCGCCGCTCGGCACGCCCGGCTCAGGGATGTTGCCCAGTGACCGGGCGAGCTCGACGGCCCGGCCAGCGGCCGCATCGGCGCTCGCCTGGAGCTCCTTGACCTCGGCCGCGAGCTGCTTGGTGCGGACCAGCAGCTGCTGCTTCGCGTCGCCCGAGGCCTGGGCGACCTCCTTGCCTAGCGCCTTCTGCTCGGCGCGGCGCGCCTCGAAGTCCGCCAGGGCCGCACGGTGAGTCGCGTCGGCCTCGAGCACCTGGTCGACCACGCCCGGATCCGCCCCGCGAGAACGCTGGGACTCCCTCACGACGTCGGGTTCGGCACGCAGCAGCTTGAGGTCGATCATGCCCGCGAGTCTAGCCGTGGGAGCGTAGGCTCAGCCCATGCTCGGCACCATCCTTGGGTCCGTCGCTCTGGGCATCAGCCTGGTCGCGCTCGTCATGGCGATCACCCTGGTCAGAAGCCTCGGCGCACGTGACCCCCTCGCTGTTCCCCGCATGTGGCGGCGCGTCCTCATGGTGCGTTCCACCATCCCCGGGAACTCGGGGCGCTTCACGGCCGACTCACCTGACAAGCCGTCGATCGCCTTCATCGCGAACCCCACCAAGGAGGGCGTGCAGGAGATGCACGAGCGGGCGCTGCGCGCCTGCTCGATCCGCTACCTCCCGCAGCCGATGTGGTTCCACACCACGGAGGAGGACCCGGGCTACGGCATGGCGAGAGACGCGATCGCCGCGGGCGCCGATGTGGTGGTCGCCGTGGGCGGCGACGGCACCGTGCGCGCGGTCGCCGAGGCCTGCGCGGGGACGGGCGCCACGATGGGCATCCTGCCGCTCGGGACCGGCAACCTCTTCGCTCGCAACCTCGACTTCCCCGTGGGCGACACCCCTGCGCTGCTGCGTGCCGTCCTCGACGGCGACGACCTCACCGTGGACGTGGGCTATCTGGACATCGAGAGGGCGTTCTCCGGCCACGGCGAGGACGGCCGCTACCTGTTCCTGGTGATGGCGGGGGCGGGCATGGACGCGGAGATGGTGGCGAGCACCAACCCGACGCTCAAGCGGCGTCTGGGCTGGCTCGCGTACTTCTTCGCGGCGCTGCGCCACCTCCACGACAAGCGCATGACCGCCTCCGTGTCGATCGACGGAGC
It encodes the following:
- the serS gene encoding serine--tRNA ligase; the protein is MIDLKLLRAEPDVVRESQRSRGADPGVVDQVLEADATHRAALADFEARRAEQKALGKEVAQASGDAKQQLLVRTKQLAAEVKELQASADAAAGRAVELARSLGNIPEPGVPSGGEDDFTVLRHEGSPRDFAAEGVEVQDHLAIGERLRAIDMERGAKVSGARFYFLTGIGARLELAILNAAMGLAQDAGFTPMITPTLVRPETMAGTGFLGAHADEIYFLERDELYLTGTSEVALAGYHTDEILDLSEGPLRYAGWSACYRREAGSAGRDTRGIIRVHQFHKVEMFSYVTAADAAAEHARFLEIQERMLQALELPYRLIDTAAGDLGSSAARKFDCEAWLPSQERWMEVTSTSNCTTYQARRLAIRERGENGTTPVATINGTIGTTRWIVALLENHQQADGTVYVPEILRPHLGGLEYLEPVA
- a CDS encoding diacylglycerol/lipid kinase family protein translates to MLGTILGSVALGISLVALVMAITLVRSLGARDPLAVPRMWRRVLMVRSTIPGNSGRFTADSPDKPSIAFIANPTKEGVQEMHERALRACSIRYLPQPMWFHTTEEDPGYGMARDAIAAGADVVVAVGGDGTVRAVAEACAGTGATMGILPLGTGNLFARNLDFPVGDTPALLRAVLDGDDLTVDVGYLDIERAFSGHGEDGRYLFLVMAGAGMDAEMVASTNPTLKRRLGWLAYFFAALRHLHDKRMTASVSIDGAEPVQNEMRTVLVANAGRLPGGLQLIPDASITDGQLDIATLDARAGIVGWTDLFGSVIAQGAGIKQSELLRAWRVSRIDHARGEKVEIEMDAPYRVQVDGESLGRAKRVTAFVEHGALTVRVPIDEARGARDAKEAQEAKEATAAIEAGADVG